One Anser cygnoides isolate HZ-2024a breed goose chromosome 4, Taihu_goose_T2T_genome, whole genome shotgun sequence genomic region harbors:
- the TMEM144 gene encoding transmembrane protein 144 codes for MIIGKVYDTINISNGTDLAIGFTSSAVAVLLFGTNFVPVKKYDTGDGMFFQWILCASIWIVSLVVNLIQNCPRFWPLAMVGGFVWATGNVTVVPIVKTIGLALGLLIWASFNLLTGWASSRFGWFGIDPEEVSRPVLNYIGAGLSLLSAVIFLFIKTEVQSSPASLERTPLLRESSVNASEEISDESWVSRLSPAKKRLIGCSLAVVAGILYGSSFVPVLYIKDHGRRNETIYAGASQFDLDYVFAHFSGIFLTSTIYFLIYSAVRKNKPIVYPQAILPGFVSGVLWAIANCCWFIANSYLSAVVSFPIITAGPGLVAAAWGVLVFKEIKGLKNYVLLSVAFCIILAGSLSTAFSKV; via the exons ATGATCATCGGAAAAGTTTACGATACCATTAACATCAGCAATGGAACAGATCTTGCTATTGGATTTACTTCTTCTGCAGTAGCTGTCCTTCTCTTTGGGACAAACTTTGTGCCTGTTAAAAAATATGACACTGGTGATG GCATGTTCTTCCAGTGGATTCTCTGTGCTTCCATATGGATAGTTTCTTTGGTGGTCAATTTAATCCAGAATTGCCCTCGTTTTTGGCCTCTGGCTATGGTTGGGGGTTTCGTGTGGGCTACAG gcaATGTCACTGTTGTCCCTATTGTTAAAACCATTGGCTTAGCTCTTGGTCTTTTGATATgggcttcttttaatttgctGACAGGCTGGGCGAGTTCAAG ATTTGGTTGGTTTGGAATTGACCCAGAAGAGGTATCAAGACCAGTCTTAAATTATATTGGAGCTGGGCTTTCATTATTAAG tgctgtcatatttctttttataaaaactgAAGTCCAGAGTTCTCCAGCTTCATTAGAAAGAACGCCATTACTGAGAGAAAGC tctgtTAATGCTTCTGAAGAGATCTCTGATGAGTCATGGGTGAGCAGACTTTCTCCAGCAAAAAAAAGACTCAT AGGATGTAGCCTAGCTGTAGTGGCTGGGATACTCTATGGTTCCAGTTTCGTACCAGTACTTTACATCAAGGACcatggaagaagaaatgaaactaTATACGCAGGAGCAAGTCAGTTTG ATTTAGATTATGTTTTTGCACACTTCAGTGGAATATTTCTTACAAGTACCATCTACTTTTTGATCTACTCTGCCgtcaggaaaaataaacctaTAGTTTATCCCCAAGCCATACTGCCAG ggTTTGTTTCTGGTGTGCTTTGGGCAATAGCCAATTGCTGCTGGTTCATAGCCAATAGCTATCTCAGTGCTGTGGTCAGCTTTCCAATAATTACCGCA GGTCCTGGCCTTGTTGCTGCAGCTTGGGGAGTCCTCGTATTTAAAGAAATCAAG GGACTGAAGAACTACGTGTTACTCTCAGTAGCATTTTGTATCATTTTGGCCGGATCACTCTCCACAGCTTTTTCTAAAGTTTGA